In Populus alba chromosome 1, ASM523922v2, whole genome shotgun sequence, a single window of DNA contains:
- the LOC118033025 gene encoding zinc finger CCCH domain-containing protein 66: MCSGTKRKPTHTGFDMENEFRKEDGFCYDFSVLLELSALNDLIGFKKAIEEEGHDVDMPSLWYGRRIGSKKMGFEERTPLMIAALFGSKDVLNYILETGHVDVNRGYGSDGATALHCAAAGGSSSAPEVARLLLDASADPNSVDANGNLPGDLIAPVVKSGSNSRRKTLEIMLKGGTSGEETCVLADQIADEMEQQEVSTPRVSKDGSEKKEYPIDLTLPDIKNGMYGTDEFRMYTFKVKPCSRAYSHDWTECPFVHPGENARRRDPRKYHYSCVPCPEFRKGSCRQGDACEYAHGIFECWLHPAQYRTRLCKDETGCTRRVCFFAHKPEELRPLYASTGSAVPSPRSYTANGSTFDMSSISPLSLSSSSVLMPSTSTPPMTPSGSSSPMGGWTNQSNVVPPALQLPGSRLKAAFCARDMDLDMELLGLESHRRRQQLMDEISGLSSPSSWNNGLSTASAFTASGDRTGEMNRLGGVRPTNLEDMFGSPDPSILPQLQGLSLDAATTHLHSPTGLQMRQNINQQLRSSYPTSFSSSPVRTSPSFGMDHSGGAAAVLSSRSAAFAKRSQSFVERNAVNRHPVFSSPARVMPPNLSDWGSPDGKLDWGIQGEELNKLRKSASFGFRSDGSSFATAAASVPATVGEPDVSWVQSLVKDTPPVKPRPLGLEEEQQQQQQQCHLNIGGSEMLPAWVEQLYIEQEQLVA, translated from the coding sequence ATGTGCAGTGGTACAAAGAGGAAACCAACACATACTGGTTTCGACATGGAGAATGAATTTCGAAAGGAAGACGGGTTTTGCTATGATTTCTCTGTTCTGCTTGAATTGTCTGCCTTGAATGATCTGATCGGTTTTAAGAAAGCAATTGAAGAGGAGGGTCATGATGTTGATATGCCAAGTTTGTGGTATGGAAGGAGAATTGGCTCGAAAAAGATGGGGTTTGAGGAGAGGACACCCCTCATGATTGCTGCGTTGTTTGGAAGCAAAGATGTGTTGAATTATATCCTGGAAACAGGTCATGTAGATGTCAACAGGGGTTATGGGTCTGATGGGGCCACAGCACTTCACTGTGCTGCTGCAGGTGGCTCTTCCTCTGCACCTGAGGTTGCCAGGCTCTTGCTTGATGCCTCCGCTGATCCTAATTCTGTTGATGCCAATGGAAATCTCCCTGGTGACTTGATTGCTCCGGTTGTCAAGTCTGGTTCTAATTCAAGGAGAAAGACCCTGGAGATCATGTTAAAGGGTGGTACCAGTGGTGAAGAAACATGTGTTTTGGCTGATCAAATTGCAGATGAGATGGAACAGCAAGAAGTATCAACACCAAGGGTTTCAAAAGATGGGTCTGAGAAGAAAGAGTATCCTATTGATCTGACACTTCCGGATATTAAGAATGGGATGTATGGAACTGATGAGTTTAGAATGTATACTTTTAAGGTCAAGCCTTGCTCTAGGGCTTACTCTCATGATTGGACAGAGTGCCCATTTGTGCACCCTGGGGAGAATGCTAGGCGCCGAGACCCCAGGAAATATCACTATAGTTGTGTTCCATGTCCTGAGTTTCGAAAGGGGTCTTGCAGGCAGGGTGATGCCTGTGAATATGCACATGGTATTTTTGAGTGCTGGCTTCATCCTGCGCAGTATAGAACTCGTCTCTGTAAAGATGAGACAGGTTGCACTAGGAGGGTGTGTTTCTTTGCTCACAAGCCTGAAGAGCTTCGTCCCTTGTATGCCTCCACAGGTTCAGCAGTGCCTTCTCCTAGATCCTACACTGCCAATGGTTCCACTTTTGACATGAGTTCTATTAGCCCACTTTCCCTTAGTTCTTCATCTGTCTTGATGCCATCTACATCAACTCCACCTATGACTCCGTCTGGGTCCTCTTCACCTATGGGTGGATGGACAAACCAGTCTAATGTGGTGCCCCCTGCATTGCAGCTTCCTGGTAGCAGGTTAAAAGCTGCATTCTGTGCACGAGATATGGATTTAGACATGGAATTGCTTGGGCTTGAAAGTCACCGTCGAAGGCAACAATTGATGGATGAGATTTCTGGTCTCTCCTCCCCTTCCAGCTGGAACAATGGTTTGTCCACTGCCTCGGCTTTTACTGCCTCTGGTGATCGAACTGGGGAGATGAATAGGCTTGGAGGAGTGAGGCCTACTAACCTTGAAGATATGTTTGGATCCCCCGATCCTTCAATTTTGCCTCAGTTGCAGGGACTCTCACTGGATGCTGCAACAACCCATTTGCATTCTCCTACGGGGCTGCAGATGCGCCAGAACATCAACCAGCAGCTTCGGTCAAGCTATCCCACCAGCTTCTCATCTTCTCCTGTGAGAACATCCCCATCTTTTGGAATGGATCATTCTGGAGGTGCAGCAGCAGTTTTGAGTTCAAGGTCTGCTGCCTTTGCAAAACGTAGCCAGAGCTTTGTGGAACGAAATGCTGTGAACCGTCACCCAGTTTTTTCTTCACCAGCAAGAGTAATGCCTCCTAATCTTTCAGACTGGGGTTCCCCTGATGGCAAATTGGATTGGGGTATTCAGGGAGAAGAGCTTAATAAGCTCCGAAAGTCTGCTTCTTTTGGGTTTCGAAGTGATGGTAGCAGTTTTGCCACAGCTGCTGCCTCAGTGCCAGCAACTGTTGGTGAGCCAGACGTGTCATGGGTACAGTCCCTGGTGAAGGATACCCCTCCTGTGAAACCCAGGCCATTGGGTTTAGAGgaggagcagcagcagcaacagcagcaatGTCATCTTAACATTGGAGGTTCAGAGATGCTCCCTGCCTGGGTGGAGCAGCTGTATATCGAGCAGGAGCAATTAGTGGCTTAG